One genomic segment of Sphingobacteriales bacterium includes these proteins:
- a CDS encoding tRNA-(ms[2]io[6]A)-hydroxylase → MKSVPNTILRLQLPTDPRWVNLAEKSIEDILTDHAYCEQKAASSCISLIQQYPDHTALVKALAPIVTEEWGHFRMVLKELEKRNLKLGRQRKDEYVNELLKFIRKGVPRDEQMLDKLLMCGLIEARSCERFKLLWQGINDADLQTFYYQLMVAEAAHYTLFLDLARTYLPPERVRERWLEWLAHEKQILLQLTPRGDRMH, encoded by the coding sequence ATGAAATCAGTACCAAATACTATTTTAAGACTTCAACTGCCTACCGACCCACGTTGGGTAAACTTAGCCGAAAAAAGCATCGAAGATATTTTAACCGACCACGCCTATTGCGAACAAAAAGCGGCATCGTCTTGTATTTCATTAATTCAGCAATACCCCGACCACACAGCATTGGTAAAAGCTTTGGCCCCCATTGTTACCGAAGAGTGGGGACATTTTAGAATGGTGTTAAAAGAACTCGAAAAACGCAACCTTAAATTAGGCCGGCAGCGCAAAGACGAATATGTAAACGAACTGCTTAAATTTATTAGGAAAGGCGTACCGCGCGATGAACAAATGTTGGATAAATTGCTGATGTGCGGCTTAATTGAAGCGCGTAGCTGCGAACGGTTTAAACTGCTTTGGCAAGGCATTAATGATGCCGATTTGCAAACGTTTTACTACCAATTGATGGTAGCCGAGGCCGCACATTATACCCTGTTCTTAGACCTTGCCCGCACCTACCTGCCACCCGAGCGCGTGCGCGAACGTTGGCTTGAATGGTTGGCGCACGAAAAACAAATTCTTTTACAACTAACACCCCGCGGCGACAGAATGCATTAA
- a CDS encoding DUF3108 domain-containing protein — protein sequence MKHLFRFFSFALLFTCLQFLMQVRAANGIGYQPNMTATESYGGGCKLGEPAFQTGEYLKYKVYYNWTAVWMTAGNVTFKVNDAELGGQNVFHMVCKGKTASAFNWFFHVNDRYESYIDPYNIRPLKFIRDIKEGDYTLKNQLTFYHDNQQVLIDHQIRKGVVQAKNKWMSIPNCTQDLLSALYYMRTADQNSLGPGEEIQVDLILDNQIYPIALTYIGKSKIKTDVGTFRCVKYTPTLIKGDVFDDTESMTIYVTDDENRLPVYIESPLKVGWGKAYLTDFSGLKYPLTSKIK from the coding sequence ATGAAACACTTATTTCGGTTTTTTAGTTTTGCGCTGCTTTTTACCTGCTTACAATTTTTAATGCAAGTTAGGGCGGCAAATGGAATTGGCTACCAACCTAATATGACGGCCACCGAGTCGTATGGCGGGGGCTGTAAATTGGGCGAGCCTGCTTTTCAAACAGGCGAATATCTAAAATATAAAGTTTATTATAACTGGACAGCCGTTTGGATGACTGCCGGAAATGTAACCTTTAAAGTTAATGATGCCGAACTTGGCGGCCAAAACGTGTTTCACATGGTTTGTAAAGGCAAAACGGCATCTGCGTTTAATTGGTTTTTTCATGTAAACGACCGCTACGAAAGCTATATAGACCCCTACAATATTAGACCCCTTAAATTTATACGCGATATTAAAGAGGGCGATTATACGCTTAAAAATCAATTAACTTTTTACCACGACAACCAACAAGTTTTAATTGACCACCAAATACGCAAAGGGGTAGTTCAAGCTAAAAACAAATGGATGAGCATACCAAATTGTACCCAAGACCTACTTTCGGCCTTGTATTATATGCGCACCGCCGACCAAAACTCGTTAGGCCCCGGAGAAGAAATTCAGGTTGATTTAATTTTAGATAATCAAATATACCCCATAGCCCTGACCTATATTGGCAAAAGTAAAATAAAAACGGATGTAGGTACTTTCAGATGCGTAAAATATACACCCACTTTAATTAAAGGCGATGTTTTTGACGATACAGAAAGCATGACTATATATGTAACTGATGACGAGAACCGCCTCCCTGTTTATATAGAGTCGCCCCTAAAAGTTGGTTGGGGCAAAGCATACTTAACCGATTTTAGCGGACTTAAATACCCGCTGACTTCAAAAATAAAATAA